In Besnoitia besnoiti strain Bb-Ger1 chromosome I, whole genome shotgun sequence, the genomic window TTGCACGGCCGCAGTGACCTGCGACGCCTCGAGGCTCGGCGTCTTTGCCACGACTTCACACAGCGGATTGTCGATGAGCCCTAGAAGTAACGGCGTACGCGCACAGACACCTCGTGACGGAATCTCGATCACAAGGTAGAAAAGGAATTGACGGAACTGCCGAGGCTGAAGAAGGTTCTTCCGAATGCGAGACGCCCAGGCGTCTGCATGTGGGCACATAGCGgtgcgccgcttcgcgtccAAGTGCCCTTAAACGCCGCTGGACGCCTATTGGAGTGAAACTGCTTCGTTAAGGCTCTTCTGACACCGACTCTCAGCGGCGTAAGCAGGCTGAGTCTGTCTTTCCTCATCTGCGTTCTACCTCGTGGCAGCCGAGGTGACTCGAGCcgccctgcgcagcgacTTTCTCGATGAAGTCCATCATGTTTGCCCCGTTGTCGCCCATAATTGCCCACATGAATTCGTCGCTGGGCATGCCTTTCTTGGGGATTCCCGCGGGATGGTGCACCTTGATCTTGCTGCGTCCTgactctctctccccccttTCGCTCGTTTCTCCAcgcgtctcttcctccttccgcgcAGCGGACGGCGCTGCAGTTGGAActcccgctgcgcgcccggCCTCCGGAtagtcctcttcttcgtcctgcaGAGACTTCTCGAGATCCTCGTCGAAGGCGGCGttctgcgcgaggcggctcGGGCGCACATGCACGCGGATGTCTGAAGGCAGGCAAGGAATCGAAGCCTCGaagggcgcctcgcgggtcgGCGGCAGCCCCTGACCTGCGCGGATCGCCGCCTTGTGCTCAGCGAGCGCGTGCTGCACGCTGTCGTGGATGTGCTCCATCATCGCGTGCTGACGCCCTGAGAAGAGGAAATAAATGCCAGCTGAGAGCTgtgggcgctgcggcagagtcagctcgcgagaagcgctcggaagagaaggagcgaCACGATGGCAATGAAAGAAATCCGTGACACGAACGGCACGCTCACGCCggaaggccgcagcggagacagacaggtGGAGACACGAGGCAGCTAGGCAGCTTAACACACACACTGACGACTGATGAGAGCAAAACTTAAATcagagcgagcgagaggaagacagaggaaacagagacgGCCAACGACGACGCCGGGAGCTTCCAGGGGCATGCAGGGATCGGCGAACCGGCGCAGCGAAGCCAGTCTCAGTTCTAGCTGAAGACCAATGCATGAAGCCCTGCGTGGCGCACTGTGCACAAAACGACCTTGAGCACGAGAACGCTCTGCTGTTTCACATGAAGCAAACAGGTGAGGAACGACTTTTTGCCaacacgcagaaaaacgTCGCTGCGCCAGTCGCACCTCCCACCCCGTGCCCGCGCGTGTCCTGCCGagtctccgcgaggcgcgcagcgcagactcTCTTTCTGCGGCCCAAACTCATTCTCGCAGCACTTTGGGCTCCGACACCGGTCGCCGGTCCCTCGCCAACTGGCACGACAAGAAATGTATATCTGTGGACTACTCTTGGATTTATCCTACTCTTTACTCTAGGTGGCATTAGAGAtgcagcgcatgcgagcGATCCAGAGGACGCAAAAGACCCGAGGAGAGTTGAAGGCAGTGCAAAGCCTGCAGATCCTCACCGAGACCCATGTAGCTCTTGGAATAGACGATGTGGCGCTCAGTGCAGAGGTCGACTTCGACAAAGTCGCCGCCGGCCCTCGCGTTGACTGCGGCGTGTCGGTGGACACGGATCGGTGGAAACTCGGgaccgcgcgcggccgcgtcgcctgggcgcctctcgctcagCTTCACGgtcgacgcgagcggcgtgtAGGACCCTGGCGGGCGCAGACCGGGCGGCAGCTGAATGACAAcctgcgccgacgcgccgcccatCTCcacgaggcccgcgcggagCTTCTTCGCAGTCGTGCCCCCCtggtcgccctcgccggtcgccctcctcgcgtctcctgaggctccttcccccccgcccgcgcgcggcgcttcgccgcctgctgctcgagGTGCGCGGGGGCGACCTCAACGAGCCGGTCGCCGGCCTCGAAAGTCCCTAAGAGTTGGTTGAGAACCAACCAGCCGAGaacgccttcttcgccgccatCCAGCACACTCACGCCGACGCTGCCCGCAGGCAGGTACAGACCCCAACTCGCCATAGACGCGCGGACCTGCAAAGTGACAAACAGAGAAATATTTTCTCTCCCATGGCAGAGGCGAACATCAAGCGGCCACAGGTGCCCTTTAACGACTCGACCGCTACGCCTCCAAGACGGCATCGGCTACCTGTTGCGCCCGCTAACTCGCAGGCATTATTCATCTTGAAGCGCCCAACGTTGCTCAGCGTGACTCGTCGTCTCCACCGGGGTGCTCCCAAAAACTTACCCCGCACCagctgcttcctctgcgctaTCTGAAGCAGTCTCTTCCCTCTCGTCCTCCCCTCTCTGAGCTCCCGCTTTCAGGTTTCTTGTGTGTATTCTCTGTTCGTCTGTCGTGGCAGTCGGCCCTCTGCGGCCCTGACCTGCCCCtcggcgctctcgccttcaGCGTCGATCTTCGTCCGTGGCCTCTGGCTGGCATACCTGCTCAAGGAGGCGTTCTGACTTCTCCGCAGGGAGCGCGCGCATGCCCGCCGTGCCccgaaagaagagaaacgcgcggcgccgctggtcTTCGCTGGGGAGGGCCTCCTCGACGAtggcgcgcagacgctcgaGATACTCTTCCAAGCCTCCGTCGATGTCGTCTTCGCGACCAAAGCGCTCCGTGTTCACGTTATggtgcggcgcctccgcctctcgggGCTTCCCAGCTGCACCGCCCGCTTCCACAGCCTCTTTcaggcgctcgaggcggTCGACATGGCTTGCCAGGAGGCTGGCGTGCTGAGAGAACAAAAAGTAGGCCTCGAAAGCAGACGAGCTTGCAGCGACAGCACGAACCAGATTCaacagagaggacgcgcggggcagcggcgcagacagtGAGAAAAATGGATAGAGCAGACCCTGAGGGCGAGAATGGGAAGACACGTTGAAGCGCTGAGAcggcagagagacgcaggcaaTGAAAGAATACCGTCTGCGCAGCACACAGTCACGCGTATCCGGTTCTGCGTATGGAGTCAAGGGACTTCCTGCGCTGTTGCCGTGTCTCCCAAGatccgcgcagagacgccagtCGCACATAatgtttctttttctctccttaCGCATTCTCTCAGTGAGGGCTTCCGTGTCATCGGCGCGTCACACTCCACCGCCGGCGCTGTGTTCTTCCTCTTTCCCAGCCGTTTACTCTGGACTTCAGGTCGgacccttcccccccccccccccccctcccctctgtTCGCGATCGCGAGCTTCAGTTCCTGAACAGCTTCCCCTCTCTGTCGATTCAGCGTCTTCACAGGGAGTGTGTCTCAAACGTGTGCGCCCACAACCCTTACCTGCTCGCCAGAGTCATGTCCGTCGGGCTTGAAGTACGCTTGCGCCTGAGTCTCCGGATGCAGGTCGTCGATGGACGTGGCGCGGTCCTGCGACTTCCTgccctgctgcctctccgcatATAAGGCGATGCCGGGTCCGATGCGGCGACTGACGAGCGCAGGGACTTGCACAGTGGCTTGCCCGAGGCCGCCGTGGCACTTATTCTCTTGGAACAAAACCCGGTAGACGCACACCCGCGTCCCGGTGCTGCCCGCATCGAGTACGACGGCGTAAAGCTCGATCTTTGTTTCAATCGGCGGAGAGGCAACAGCCAGAaacgagacggcgaagacgcaagaCGTGGAGAaaacggcggcgcagagcgacagCCGAAGCAGCCAGGCCTGCGCTtgggaggacgaagaagagaggacgcgaggcgccaTAGTGGAAACTATGACAAGACAAAAAGCCGAGAAGGTAGCGGTAAGGGTCGCTAAcggcgacgagaggagagcgggagaaaggaaggcgacgctgaACGATTAGAGACAATTCGCAGGGATAAACCCAGCGGGCTCGTCTGTGACTTACGGCACCGAAAGATGTCGCACCAACGGACGCGAGAACAACACGGGGAATGGAAGGAGTTCCAGTGTGACACCTGAAATGTAGTCGCACATAGCGTTGTGAGCCAGAAGGGGCGCTGAGACAGCTACTGACACGGTGTGAGAGGAAGGACACGAGCGATGGGAAAAAGACAAGATGGTGGCTGCATGGGAGCAGTACCATATACACTTATATAGATGTTAAGCAGAAAGCTGGCAACAAATGTGCAGTCAAAAATAGACGAGGGAGGATTGAAGTCTCAGCCGGCACAACCGACAAAATTATCGATCAGTGGCACTGAGCCTTGCAAACTGATATTCGCCTCTTTGCCTGGCAGGCCTGAGGTCGTTGAAAAGGCGCCTGACGCTTCCAAAAATGCAAGAGAtggagagggcggcgaagggaCCAAAGGCGGACAAATGAAAGCATGAGCAGCGCGGAGGATTTCCCCAAACTGTGGTCTTGGGTCCGCCGGCGTGCACAGCTTTCCTACCTGGCATAAGACACCGATGACGCAGAAAATATCTTGATATACATCTACTCACAAGTGTATGCAGGCTTGGAAGCTCGTAGGAAAAAAAAGTGGCAAAACAAAGCGTTCGTGGTGAAGGTCACGGGAGGGGTGTCAGCTCCGCTGTACAGAcaccgcagagaagagcggcATTCGCCTCGTTAGATGCGTAGTACAACAATGCCTTCCACAGACACCGGATGATACGACCCTTACAGTAGGCCCTCGTTATGGGCAAAATAAGCTTCATGGGCAAGACGAAATCATTTTTCAACTGGCAGATACAAGCAAAGCCCCCTTGCCaggccagccgccgcgaacaAGACCTGACCGAAACGCGGAATCAGGCTTTCACACTGAGCTGTAAGAGTGCATACGCTCACTGTTACTTTCCTACTGACGCAGGTTTCCCGCGAAGGAAAACGGAACCCGAGTTTTCAGCACTGTCCTTTTAACCTGAAAGCATCAGCCTCTCCTGCATGGGAACTGCTGCCGAACATGGCATCGCAGAAGCCAGGCACACCGAGAAAGCGGGGATCCACTGGCATGGAAGTCCTCCAGTACTTTTTCCCTGTTCCCTGCGGATTGCCGGGGCTGCATTGAGTGCAGCCGACAGAACAATAGAGTTTTTCCAAGTTGCAAAATGTAGGAGTCACGCACAATGCCTCGCGGCTTGTCTTCTTCATGCAGACGTCGGTGTGGAGGTCGGAAACTTTgatatatgcatatttaCGGTCGGAAACATGTACGCAAGCGCCAGCTGGGAAAAATAATCCCTTTTGGTTGACTCAAGCAGACTCCTATGGCAAATGAATTTGAAAGATCAAAATGGGGTTCGCTGTGTGATGGTTTCGCAGCTGTCTGCCGCCAACAGCGTAAGACAAGCAGATGAACTACGTACCTCTTTTCGTGCAACGGCCATCCAGCGTGGAGGCGGGAGAGTGGGCGCATGCCTCTAACCGTCCCTATTTCTCACGGATCCAGGAAGAACTCGAGTGGCACGTTTATTTTTAATTTTTACGCGCGTTGACACCTTCAATTTTTACATCTGGTGTTTTGCGGGTGGTGTGCAGCCCCCAGAACGCTGGAGTAGGTCAGGCGGTACAGACGGCAGGTaccgcgaagagcgagctCAAGAGTGAAGTTGCGGCGAATGCCCCCAGGCACCTTCGCGGAGGCCCGGATCCCCCTCCGAACAAGACTTGCACAGAAGACCGTCAGGATAAAGTGTTGGTTGGCGCTGATCTGCGCTCGAACTCGGCGAGGTCTGGATTTTCCAACTCACTGACAATACGTTTTCGCTGTGCTCACGACACAAACCAAACAGAATGGCACAACCGTGAGGGATCTGCGATTTTTCCCAGACGCGACAAAACGCTTGCCACTTAGATACGTGTTTCTCTTTAAACTTTCGGATTCCAGCTCTTCCAGTCCAGTTCCTCTCGGCGGCTGAGCGCTCTACGAGGTCCCGTACGCTACAGACAATTCGGCACGGCAACAGctgtttttccttctcttgTCCGTTGTCCGCGATATTGTGTTTCGCTGTTACAgcttgtctcctctgcttttGGTGCGTAACTTTCCATTCCGTGTCGGTTGCTGCACCTTTCCACAAACGATGCATTGTTTCGGGGGGTTGCTTGTGCGAACGAACCCGGAGTGCCGGGGTTTGGCAGTTCTTTCGAAAGAGCCGAGTCGTAGCATCTCTTGCAACGCCCGGCAAATGTACCGCTCTAAACACCAACAAAATACCACGGAAGTTGAGGCGCAGACCTGCGCCGAGTCCGTTTCTGCGTTTCTACGGCATTCTGTTGAGCCGAAAGTGACAGGGCTTCGGCATGTCCTCGACTATTGCTTGTAAACACCAACGAATTCAGTTTTTATAACTGCAAAGCTAACGTTCAACTGCCGCTCAGAGGTTGCTAGAGCTTGTGTGTCTGGGTATCGTAGACATGAAAAGCTCACTCTGGCACGGACACATTGGAATCCCACGTCTCTTCTAGACACCGATGCGCAGAGGTATCCGATTGGCTGCAAAAGCGGAGCGAACACGAGAAACAGTTTCAGCCTTCCTCGATGTATGCGAATGAACTCCACGTATACGCAGCCCAAGGTTTCCTCAGTCGATACGATACCCCAGCACACGGGTTGTCCGTACCGGCCTTTGAACCGAAGGACTTCCATAGGGCAGCGCATTTCTGGCCGCCTTTAGACGTTCGTTCAGCGATGCGCTTATGTGTTGCAAGGTGCGTATCCACGGCGGAAAATCGAGACGTTCCGTGAGTTTCTGTCCTCGTCCTTATTTGAGTGCCCTGGGTAGGGCGATCCCCAGAACTGTGTACATATCCAGCGTCCTTTAAAATATGTACCCCGGGGAAGCGAGTGCGCGAACGCTTGGCTGTTGGGGACTTCAATCAACTCGCTGCAGAACCGCTTCTCCATCCGAATAGCAGAAAGCATTCGCGTAAGCGTCGGTGTTTTTGTTTGTTCTGCCGGCTCTCTCATGCAGACACAGCTCGCAGCGGGGCGAGGTTGAGCCGGCCCGGTGCGTAAAATCACATTGCATGCCGCACGCgttcctcgcggccgcgggacATCGAGTGTTTTCTCTCGATTCTCGGAATTTTTCCTCTTTTGACTCCTCCCTTCGATTGTTGGATACCTTCCGCCCTCCAGGatttcccccccccccccccccccccccttgcgAGGGTCTTTTCTGCTGGCATTTCTCTCACCCTCGCTCTTCTGGATCCTTCCACACCAGCTGTCAAACGAGCCGAATTTGTGGTCTTTTCCGGAGAAGCAAGTCTTCGAATCGTTTTATTTTCGCAGGTTTCCAGACTTGAACGGGCCTGTTTCGTGCCATGGTCACTGCTGGGTCGTGCGCTTGGTTTGACGCCTGTTCGTCGAAGCAGCTGAATGAAGCCCGTGTTTCTCAAGGAGAGTCCGCTTTGAGCAAGAACCTCGCGCATTGAGATACACACAAACGTCCAGGGTGATACGTAAGCATGTGTATTCACATGCTATAGAGGCCTTTGAGACTTCATAGTCTtggcctcgctcgcctctgtgcTCTGGGGTCGACGTCTATCCCCCTCTTGTTCTCCAGAGGAAAGCCCGCTCACGCACCGCGACTATGCTGTTGCTGAAGCGCAAGGCCCCGTCGCCATCCCCGAGCGGCTGGTCGACGGAGGCTGAACCGACTTCTTTTCGCTGGAGCCAGGTTTCTCCCTCGGTATCCGAGTATATGCAGACTTCGGTAGTCTCTGCTGCCCCcgacagcgaaggcagagacagcgaaagTCTCGCAATGAGCGCGTTTCATTCTGGCGTCCcctgcgacggcgctgcgtcACTTGAAGGGTccttctgcgcgtcgtcaCCACACCCCTCTGGCCTTCCTCCTGCCAAGCGCCTGTGCCTCTTCGCAGAGTCCCTCGGGCGCGAGCAGAGCGTCGCAGGGCTTtgcagcgcgggcggcagggACGTGCGTGGCATATCTTGCGATTCGTTACCATCTTGCGCGCGAGTCGACACtgctccttctgcagcttctgGCGCGTTCGCCAGTCCGccaggcgcgtcgcgggACCCGGGCTCGCAGCCGTGgcgagcgcgtggcgcggaggaaagcCGCAGCTGGCCGCAAGGCTATTTCCTGGCAGCTGAGACGCCTGGGGAGCCACATGCCAGGGCGACCGCAAGGCCAAACAGGCTGAAAGAgagcgcggacgccggcggaCACGTGGAGACGGtttgcgaggccgcggacgccgaggatGTGGTTGAGAACCCTCGGGAATACCAGCGGTGGCTGTGGACCAACAAAAACGTGAGCATGGGCGCCATTCTCTTCGGGACGTCTTTTTCACgtcggcgcatgcggccgtTGCACGCACACAGCTAGGCTCGCCTGCTCCTCTGCATAGAGAAACAGGACGTATGTCTctctgtatgtatatatgtatgcgaTATCTAATATaaatttatatatatatatatatgtgcttGTGCTTTGTGCCTATGCGGAGGGCGGGCCAAAGAGTCTGTTTGGATGTAAAGACCTGTGTAAAGTGTGTTGATGGGTGCCTCGTGGGCACACCCTCGCCAGCATATACAGAGGGGTTTCATCTGTCGTGCGGggtgctgcgcctgcgatgcatgcatgtatatgcatgtgtacTATATTTCTGGTTAGGCATATGCtgtggaggggggggggggggtgaaTACTCGAATGCGGCCGGGCGTGCTTAGCACGTTTCTGCcctccgctgcatgcgggcTGTGAGAACTGGCTGCCGCCTTTGCCGGCACTTGCCTTCTCAATTCCAGCGGGCGAGTCTCCCCTGAGGCTCGTTACGACTGCGGAGAAAGGCattcgcgcggctgcgccttctcccctTTGCGAGGAGTGGGGCTGGGCTGTTTCTGTTTTGGAGCGGGTGCGGCCGGCGTATAGAGCGTTCGCTCCTTCTGTGGCTCTGGGGGGATATGCCGATGTTCActtttgcatgcgcgcggcccagcgccgccgtcaTGCTCAGGTTCTCTGGAGGAGGGAACAGATGCAGAGTCTCAGTACCACGGCCTCTGGGTTTATCAGCTTGATTGGGGAGCGGACTCCGCCTCGGAAGGCAGTTGCTGCTTTTTGTGGTCGGAGTGTAGTTGCTTGCCATGCTTCCGTGCCTGGCTAGCGCGTGCTAAAACGCAGCAACCCGGGAGGTGATTCAAAAATGGGGGCAAGTAtcggctgcttcgcgtccGACGATTTTAAAGCAGCGTGTTTGTCGGTgtgtctgcgggcgcgcgagccaaGCATGGAGTGACAGGCCGCTCGTGTCAGCCGAATCAGACGGAAATAGCGAGGAgaagtcgcggcggccgctgaggTTTCTTCGAGGAACGCTGGGTGACGCGGGAACGCAAATTCTGGGAAGTGGTCTTTGTGGCGTGTCCAGTGTTCGGTCTCGGGTTTCGGCACTCGAGCCCTTTTTGTTTCTGTGGAATGCATGCGTTGTGACGCGAAGGCACGCTTGCGTTTCCTTGCACGCGGTGTGAAAGCCGTCGGTTGAGTGGATGCTGGTGTTAGGCTCTTTGCGATCTCTGCAGACCTCTCCATGCGGTGTCCGCCTCTACGACCCTCCGTTGTTTTGCGGAGGCGAACTCGCGTGCGGAAGGTTCAAGTTTTTGCCTTGTTTCTGTTCGGGTGTTTCGGTTCCTCGTGGCGCGACGTTGGCCAAGATATTGACGGGGTGCGGAGAGCACTGTAAAACGGTAACGAACGGCAGAGACCGCGCGGAAGGCCCCTTGTCGGGAGTGGTGCCCGCTGGCGGTTCGCAGGGAGTCATTTCGTGTGCGCGCTGCGTTTTTTGGTGGGGGAAGCGGTGGTAGGAAGACGGAGCGCGAGGTTTTTTGTGTTCTGGCGAAACGTTGGCAGGTTTTCCTTTCCGAAAGATTTTTGAGCAGACACGTGTGTGCTCGCTGAATGTACACCTGAATATGCATGACGAATGCGGAGCGGCCGTATGGGTCCTCTCACGCGTCAGCCTGCGCTACCAGAAGAGCATCTGCGCGTAACGGTGTCGGTGACGTGtcagagacacgcggcgaCCGTCGTTTTCCTCAGGAGATACGTATATGTCAACGAAACATTGTCCGGCAGCCTCTGTGGATACGGCGTCTGTAA contains:
- a CDS encoding hypothetical protein (encoded by transcript BESB_003220), with product MAPRVLSSSSSQAQAWLLRLSLCAAVFSTSCVFAVSFLAVASPPIETKIELYAVVLDAGSTGTRVCVYRVLFQENKCHGGLGQATVQVPALVSRRIGPGIALYAERQQGRKSQDRATSIDDLHPETQAQAYFKPDGHDSGEQHASLLASHVDRLERLKEAVEAGGAAGKPREAEAPHHNVNTERFGREDDIDGGLEEYLERLRAIVEEALPSEDQRRRAFLFFRGTAGMRALPAEKSERLLEQVRASMASWGLYLPAGSVGVTGGEAPRAGGGEGASGDARRATGEGDQGGTTAKKLRAGLVEMGGASAQVVIQLPPGLRPPGSYTPLASTVKLSERRPGDAAARGPEFPPIRVHRHAAVNARAGGDFVEVDLCTERHIVYSKSYMGLGRQHAMMEHIHDSVQHALAEHKAAIRAGQGLPPTREAPFEASIPCLPSDIRVHVRPSRLAQNAAFDEDLEKSLQDEEEDYPEAGRAAGVPTAAPSAARKEEETRGETSERGERESGRSKIKVHHPAGIPKKGMPSDEFMWAIMGDNGANMMDFIEKVAAQGGSSHLGCHEHVALRLNRVPDLPFEIHPDIALYATENFYHFNEYVLRAAGAPELSGAKLARAAARLCEMAEVRDVLQEIHPKAAKEKAQTACFGLVLMSEFLTRVLRLQRERELLAVNDINGVEISWTAGVPMLYLPHIIREAEGSQTGAAESAASPSVPKSSSAKETEQGGSGAAKTGSRDLRGTRDEL
- a CDS encoding hypothetical protein (encoded by transcript BESB_003230), producing the protein MLLLKRKAPSPSPSGWSTEAEPTSFRWSQVSPSVSEYMQTSVVSAAPDSEGRDSESLAMSAFHSGVPCDGAASLEGSFCASSPHPSGLPPAKRLCLFAESLGREQSVAGLCSAGGRDVRGISCDSLPSCARVDTAPSAASGAFASPPGASRDPGSQPWRARGAEESRSWPQGYFLAAETPGEPHARATARPNRLKESADAGGHVETVCEAADAEDVVENPREYQRWLWTNKNVSMGAILFGTSFSRRRMRPLHAHS